The following coding sequences lie in one Myxococcus xanthus genomic window:
- the metG gene encoding methionine--tRNA ligase codes for MAERILVTSALPYANGPVHIGHAVEYVQTDIYVRFLRSCGRDVVYFCADDTHGTPIELNAAKQGLKPEEFIARFHEEHQRDFRDLDVRFDYFHSTNSPENRQYAELIYGRLKEKGDIERRNIEQTYCEKDRRFLPDRFIKGTCPNCKAADQYGDACEKCGKAYAPTDLIDARCALCGTPPVRKHSEHLFFKLSRHADFLQDVLRKPGFLHPGLATQLQGFFEKGLADWDISRDGPYFGFAIPGETDKYFYVWLDAPIGYIATTEKWAKETGKAKSALDYWSADADTRIIHFIGKDIVYFHALFWPAVLNVAGFHGPSEIKVHGHLTVNGEKMSKSRGTMVPVRDYLDQLDPSYLRYFYAANLGPGVEDLDLNLKDFRQRVNGELVNNVGNLANRALSLLAGPLEKRLAPGRAEGPGRALVEAALARVPEVRDAFDKLEYRSAIRVITEIASAANGFLQTAAPWAQVKKDAEVARADLSDAADVAYLLGALLAPVTPRLSEKLFAQLGAEPLTFQALEGAKYPLLDRSRPIGTPEPLLPRLEEERVNAIIKLPEGAAAPQAAEAGPAKGAKAEKKPAEAPAATQAAPSAVAAESSGEIEYDDFAKVVLKAGKVLAAEKVQKADKLLKLTVDVGEGSPRTIVSGIAEAFAPEALTGRNVVVVANLKPRKLKGIESRGMLLTAGPGGKELSLLDPGDVAPGSEVK; via the coding sequence ATGGCTGAGAGAATTCTCGTCACCAGCGCGCTGCCCTACGCGAACGGCCCGGTCCACATCGGCCACGCCGTCGAGTACGTGCAGACCGACATCTACGTTCGTTTCCTCCGCTCGTGCGGCAGGGACGTCGTCTACTTCTGTGCCGATGACACCCACGGCACACCCATCGAGCTGAACGCGGCGAAGCAAGGCCTCAAGCCCGAGGAGTTCATCGCCCGCTTCCATGAGGAGCACCAGCGGGACTTCCGCGACCTCGATGTCCGCTTCGACTACTTCCACTCCACCAACTCGCCGGAGAACCGCCAGTACGCGGAGCTCATCTACGGGCGGCTGAAGGAGAAGGGCGACATCGAGCGCCGGAACATCGAGCAGACCTACTGCGAGAAGGACCGCCGCTTCCTGCCAGACCGCTTCATCAAGGGGACCTGCCCCAACTGCAAGGCGGCCGACCAGTACGGCGACGCCTGCGAGAAGTGCGGCAAGGCCTACGCCCCCACGGACCTCATCGACGCGCGCTGTGCCCTGTGTGGCACGCCCCCGGTCCGCAAGCACTCCGAACACCTGTTCTTCAAGCTGTCGCGGCACGCGGACTTCCTCCAGGACGTGCTGCGCAAGCCGGGCTTCCTCCATCCGGGCCTGGCGACCCAGCTCCAGGGCTTCTTCGAGAAGGGCCTGGCGGACTGGGACATCAGCCGTGACGGGCCGTACTTCGGCTTCGCCATTCCGGGTGAGACGGACAAGTACTTCTACGTCTGGCTGGATGCGCCCATCGGGTACATCGCCACCACGGAGAAGTGGGCGAAGGAGACGGGCAAGGCGAAGAGCGCGCTGGACTACTGGAGCGCGGACGCCGACACCCGCATCATCCACTTCATCGGCAAGGACATCGTCTACTTCCACGCGCTGTTCTGGCCGGCCGTGCTCAACGTCGCGGGCTTCCACGGCCCCAGCGAAATCAAGGTCCACGGCCACCTCACGGTGAACGGCGAGAAGATGTCGAAGAGCCGCGGCACCATGGTGCCGGTGCGCGACTACCTGGACCAGTTGGACCCCAGCTACTTGCGCTACTTCTACGCGGCCAACCTGGGCCCGGGCGTGGAAGACCTGGACCTCAACCTCAAGGACTTCCGCCAGCGCGTGAATGGCGAGCTGGTCAACAACGTGGGCAACCTGGCCAACCGCGCCCTGTCGCTGCTGGCCGGTCCGCTGGAGAAGCGTCTCGCGCCCGGCCGTGCCGAGGGCCCGGGCCGCGCCCTGGTGGAGGCCGCGCTCGCCCGCGTGCCGGAGGTGCGCGACGCGTTCGACAAGCTGGAGTACCGGTCCGCCATCCGCGTCATCACCGAGATTGCGTCGGCCGCGAACGGCTTCCTCCAGACGGCCGCGCCGTGGGCCCAGGTGAAGAAGGACGCGGAGGTCGCTCGCGCGGACCTGTCCGACGCCGCGGACGTGGCCTACCTCCTGGGCGCGCTGCTTGCCCCGGTGACGCCGCGCCTGTCGGAGAAGCTCTTCGCCCAGCTCGGCGCCGAGCCGCTGACGTTCCAGGCCCTGGAGGGCGCGAAGTACCCGCTGTTGGATCGCAGCCGTCCCATCGGCACGCCCGAGCCGCTGCTGCCGCGGCTGGAGGAGGAGCGCGTCAACGCCATCATCAAGCTGCCGGAAGGCGCCGCGGCGCCGCAGGCCGCGGAGGCCGGGCCGGCCAAGGGCGCCAAGGCGGAGAAGAAGCCCGCCGAGGCTCCCGCCGCGACGCAGGCGGCTCCGAGCGCTGTCGCGGCCGAGTCGTCGGGTGAAATCGAGTACGACGACTTCGCCAAGGTGGTGCTGAAGGCCGGCAAGGTGCTGGCCGCGGAGAAGGTGCAGAAGGCGGACAAGCTGCTCAAGCTCACGGTGGACGTGGGCGAGGGGAGCCCGCGCACCATCGTCTCCGGCATCGCGGAGGCCTTCGCTCCCGAGGCGCTCACCGGGCGCAACGTGGTGGTGGTGGCCAACCTCAAGCCGCGCAAGCTCAAGGGCATCGAGTCGCGCGGCATGCTCCTGACGGCGGGGCCGGGCGGCAAGGAGCTGTCGCTGCTCGACCCGGGCGATGTGGCCCCTGGCAGCGAGGTGAAGTGA
- a CDS encoding TatD family hydrolase: MKFVDAHCHLEVKDYPDVMAVLDAARAAGLVHAVVVGQFHGPGNWGNALEVAAAHPEFLSPTLGIHPHEAARATEEDLATLERTCARPEVRAVGEAGLDYYYDHSPREAQAEVFRRQCALALRLGKPLVVHVRDAHDDCDAILGETGVAKGVIHCFTGDTDAARRYLDRGFLLSLSGVITYKKTEALQDAVRFAPLDRLMVETDSPYLAPVPHRGRKNQPSHVVETARKVAELKGVTLEEVAAVTTANAAALFNLNLR; encoded by the coding sequence ATGAAATTCGTCGACGCCCACTGTCACCTCGAGGTGAAGGACTACCCGGACGTCATGGCCGTGTTGGACGCGGCTCGCGCGGCGGGGCTGGTCCACGCCGTCGTGGTGGGCCAGTTCCACGGCCCGGGCAACTGGGGCAACGCGCTGGAGGTGGCGGCGGCGCACCCGGAGTTCCTGTCGCCCACGTTGGGCATCCACCCGCACGAGGCCGCTCGGGCCACCGAGGAGGATCTGGCCACGCTGGAGCGCACCTGCGCGCGTCCCGAGGTCCGGGCGGTGGGGGAGGCGGGCCTGGACTACTACTACGACCACTCACCGCGCGAGGCGCAGGCGGAGGTCTTCCGGCGGCAGTGCGCGCTGGCGCTCCGGCTGGGCAAGCCGCTGGTGGTGCACGTTCGCGACGCGCATGACGACTGTGACGCCATCCTCGGCGAGACGGGCGTAGCGAAGGGCGTCATCCACTGCTTCACTGGCGACACGGACGCGGCGCGGCGCTACCTGGACCGGGGCTTCCTGCTGTCGCTGTCGGGCGTCATCACCTACAAGAAGACGGAGGCGCTCCAGGACGCGGTGCGCTTCGCGCCGTTGGACAGGCTGATGGTGGAGACGGACAGCCCGTACCTGGCGCCGGTGCCGCACCGAGGGCGGAAGAACCAGCCCTCGCACGTAGTGGAGACGGCGAGGAAGGTCGCCGAGCTCAAGGGCGTGACGCTGGAGGAGGTGGCCGCGGTCACCACCGCCAACGCCGCCGCCCTCTTCAACCTCAACCTGCGTTGA
- a CDS encoding class I SAM-dependent rRNA methyltransferase, whose product MLSTYLSRDAARRLRHGAPWLRREDIVSMEGTPQPGEPVQLRDEDGSVLGLGDVDLEASYAVRRLGQPDEAVEGLIPRHLRHAFERRARLVDDPRFCRVVNDDGDGLPGLIVDRYDTHFVVQTLTRAMDARHEELTRALVEVAGAGAVLLRNDTLHRKALGLPTQRPHVLYGTPPRWCRLLEMGARFTVDLTYGQGTGYAYDQREVRRFVARMAQGSRVLDASCNVGGLFVHAGVHGARHILAFDANADAADLARENAEANGLLGRVTVETGKPLQVLRAVRDTFDLVLLDTLAVATDEEFVELLRHALRRTRHGGWLMVTGYHPPLPQDGFDDLVATACEGEARIATRLARPGLPPDHPTLAGSHGAEHLHAMALEVS is encoded by the coding sequence GTGCTCAGCACCTATCTGTCCCGCGACGCCGCCCGCCGACTGCGCCATGGCGCGCCATGGCTGCGCCGGGAAGACATCGTCTCCATGGAAGGCACGCCGCAACCCGGAGAGCCCGTACAGCTTCGGGACGAGGACGGCTCGGTGCTGGGCCTGGGTGACGTGGATTTAGAGGCGTCCTACGCGGTGCGGCGGCTCGGCCAGCCGGACGAGGCGGTGGAGGGCCTCATCCCGCGCCATCTCCGCCACGCCTTCGAGCGGCGGGCCCGGCTGGTGGACGACCCGCGCTTCTGCCGCGTCGTCAACGATGACGGGGACGGCCTGCCCGGCCTCATCGTGGACCGCTACGACACGCACTTCGTGGTGCAGACGCTCACCCGTGCCATGGACGCGCGCCATGAGGAGCTGACGCGCGCGCTGGTGGAGGTGGCGGGCGCGGGCGCGGTGCTGCTGCGCAACGACACCCTTCACCGGAAAGCGCTGGGCCTGCCCACGCAGCGCCCCCATGTCCTGTACGGCACCCCACCCCGCTGGTGCCGGCTGCTGGAGATGGGGGCCCGCTTCACCGTGGACCTCACGTACGGCCAGGGCACGGGCTACGCGTATGACCAGCGCGAGGTCCGCCGCTTCGTGGCGCGCATGGCCCAGGGCTCACGCGTGCTGGACGCCAGTTGCAACGTGGGTGGGCTCTTCGTCCACGCGGGCGTGCATGGCGCCCGTCACATCCTCGCCTTCGACGCCAACGCGGACGCCGCGGACCTGGCGCGGGAGAACGCGGAGGCCAACGGCCTGCTGGGCCGGGTGACGGTGGAGACGGGAAAGCCCCTCCAGGTCCTCCGTGCGGTGCGAGACACCTTCGACCTGGTCCTGCTGGACACACTGGCCGTGGCGACCGACGAGGAATTCGTGGAGTTGCTGCGTCACGCGCTTCGCAGGACGCGCCACGGTGGATGGTTGATGGTCACCGGGTACCATCCACCCCTCCCCCAGGACGGCTTTGACGACCTGGTGGCCACCGCCTGCGAGGGCGAGGCCCGTATCGCCACCCGGCTGGCCCGTCCTGGCCTGCCGCCGGACCATCCGACCCTGGCCGGCTCCCATGGGGCCGAGCACCTCCACGCGATGGCGTTGGAAGTCAGCTGA
- a CDS encoding OB-fold nucleic acid binding domain-containing protein, with translation MTNENVPESAPPAQEGSVETVRKVYAADLREKDRVHTVFRVTKKEKVTARSGKVFVAATLVDKSGEVDARIFDKVDALEPVFQPGDFVLVQGNVIQFHGRSQIVVEAVERLDPEPLDPKEFEPPPAPPAAEAKPAPETKAAPEAKAEKPEKADKGEARGNEGPGGARAAGLIREMVTERIGDTFVKQLLLSFLDDPKIAAGLPVAQGARGTHHAWRGGLAEHLLSVMRLTLRVADQYPMADRDLLLAGALLQQVMKAADASESSDEGRLVGNLVLTAQKLREKALAIPGFPPLLEQHLTHLVISQHGDTQHGSPKSPVTLEAQIIHSLESLDARIASWLEAMQRDSHDKWTDVVRPYERQLWKGPSPTSRGRAPVEGGGRRKGREEKRKARAEKPQQPGTPAEAAPQQEQAQRPPRKERPPREERPPREERPREERPPRPPREERPPRDASSLPKELTFKPFSALTSVSPDSGNKGGEGSSES, from the coding sequence ATGACCAACGAAAACGTGCCCGAGTCCGCGCCCCCCGCCCAGGAAGGTTCCGTGGAGACCGTCCGCAAGGTGTATGCGGCCGACCTGCGGGAGAAGGACCGCGTCCATACCGTCTTCCGCGTCACCAAGAAGGAGAAGGTGACCGCCCGCAGTGGCAAGGTGTTCGTCGCCGCCACGCTCGTCGACAAGAGTGGCGAGGTGGACGCGCGCATCTTCGACAAGGTCGACGCGCTCGAGCCCGTCTTCCAGCCGGGCGACTTCGTGCTCGTCCAGGGCAACGTCATCCAGTTCCACGGCCGCTCCCAGATTGTCGTCGAGGCCGTGGAGCGCCTGGACCCCGAGCCCCTGGACCCCAAGGAGTTCGAGCCGCCCCCGGCCCCGCCCGCCGCCGAGGCGAAGCCCGCTCCGGAGACCAAGGCCGCCCCGGAAGCCAAGGCTGAGAAGCCCGAGAAGGCCGACAAGGGCGAGGCCCGTGGCAACGAGGGCCCGGGTGGCGCGCGCGCCGCCGGCCTCATCCGGGAGATGGTCACCGAGCGCATCGGCGACACCTTCGTGAAGCAGCTGCTGCTGTCCTTCCTGGACGACCCGAAGATCGCGGCCGGCCTGCCGGTGGCCCAGGGCGCCCGGGGCACGCACCACGCGTGGCGTGGCGGACTGGCGGAGCACCTCCTGTCGGTGATGCGGCTGACGCTCCGCGTGGCGGACCAGTACCCCATGGCGGACCGCGACCTGCTGCTGGCCGGCGCGCTGCTGCAGCAGGTGATGAAGGCGGCGGACGCCTCCGAGTCCTCCGACGAGGGCCGGCTGGTGGGCAACCTCGTCCTGACGGCGCAGAAGCTGCGCGAGAAGGCGCTGGCCATCCCCGGCTTCCCGCCGCTCCTGGAGCAGCACCTCACGCACCTGGTCATCTCCCAGCACGGCGACACGCAGCACGGCAGCCCGAAGTCGCCGGTGACGCTGGAGGCGCAGATCATCCACTCGCTGGAGTCGCTGGACGCGCGCATCGCCTCGTGGCTGGAGGCCATGCAGCGCGACTCGCACGACAAGTGGACGGACGTGGTGCGCCCCTACGAGCGCCAGCTGTGGAAGGGCCCTTCGCCCACCTCGCGGGGCCGCGCCCCGGTGGAGGGCGGTGGCCGCCGCAAGGGCCGCGAGGAGAAGCGCAAGGCCCGCGCGGAGAAGCCGCAGCAGCCGGGCACCCCGGCCGAAGCCGCCCCGCAGCAGGAGCAGGCCCAACGGCCGCCGCGCAAGGAGCGTCCGCCCCGCGAGGAGCGTCCGCCCCGCGAGGAGCGTCCGCGTGAGGAGCGCCCGCCCCGTCCGCCCCGCGAGGAGCGTCCGCCGCGTGACGCGAGTTCGCTGCCCAAGGAGCTGACCTTCAAGCCGTTCAGCGCGCTGACGTCGGTATCGCCCGATTCCGGCAACAAGGGCGGCGAGGGTTCTTCGGAGAGCTGA
- a CDS encoding HD domain-containing phosphohydrolase produces MAKRLGERLIEAGLVNAGAVEQALEHQKITGHKVGDCLVELGLLQEAALLRFLAAEFQTRFVSADKLAKARIATEVLDRLPVRLAEAQNVLPLAVDPERKLLSVVAAEPQNKSLMDEIALVTGMSEVYAYVGLRSAISAAIRKHYYGDPTAFAALLEGANAQGQAPAAPSRTGAPEHGRTYAGGGTGTGTGNRGGLSHSFRVETDARMRLQRGSSTGTPAVRPSTQRREPGGPRGLVSDSDFVETLGIMVGLLEQDRQRHRGHSAQLARQAGIVGQRMGMPHKELAALSIAAYLHDLGKPAERHFSLASNAVNPEWKAQAKLACRIPTRMFETVHLPAQTNTILAQMYEAWDGSGTPQGAKGEDITLGARILAAVDSFLELTKNPGNALGRVLPKEQALEHLRKYAGVLYDPVVADIVIQLQSGELLRHRLESEGRQVLVVEPDETARGELLEAVLKQGLVAHALSTVEGAQDGLARQDCDVLVVSLRLGLQDVMDLLAQARSAPETAGLPIAVVGEPDNGTRERLLMAGATDVLSPADKPAIAKTVQALYDDRVQHNGPGRVVRGSFDELPPRELLRTLGGGHKSGRLNLRQHTLEGYLHLERGRVVFASFGGHSGEPALQALLKLKQADFQYDPDALLLDVPQMDQDLAALAGGLNAG; encoded by the coding sequence ATGGCGAAGAGGTTGGGAGAGCGCCTCATCGAGGCGGGACTCGTCAACGCCGGGGCCGTGGAACAGGCCCTGGAGCACCAGAAAATCACCGGCCACAAGGTTGGTGATTGTCTGGTGGAGCTGGGACTGCTCCAGGAAGCGGCGCTGCTGCGCTTCCTGGCGGCGGAGTTCCAGACGCGCTTCGTCAGCGCGGACAAGCTGGCGAAGGCGCGCATCGCCACCGAGGTGCTGGACCGGCTTCCGGTGCGCTTGGCCGAGGCGCAGAACGTGCTGCCGCTGGCGGTGGACCCGGAGCGCAAGCTGCTCTCCGTGGTCGCCGCCGAGCCGCAGAACAAGTCGCTGATGGACGAGATTGCCCTCGTCACGGGCATGTCGGAGGTCTACGCGTACGTGGGCCTGCGCAGCGCCATCTCCGCCGCCATCCGCAAGCACTACTACGGCGACCCCACCGCCTTCGCCGCGCTGCTGGAAGGCGCCAACGCCCAGGGCCAGGCCCCGGCCGCGCCGTCCCGCACGGGCGCACCGGAGCACGGGCGCACCTACGCGGGCGGCGGCACCGGGACGGGCACGGGCAACCGGGGCGGGCTCAGCCACAGCTTCCGCGTGGAGACGGACGCGCGGATGCGGCTGCAACGCGGCAGCAGCACCGGCACCCCCGCGGTCCGCCCGTCCACCCAGCGGCGCGAGCCCGGCGGCCCGCGCGGGCTGGTCAGTGACAGCGACTTCGTGGAGACGCTGGGCATCATGGTCGGCCTGCTGGAGCAGGACCGGCAGCGCCACCGCGGGCACTCCGCGCAGCTGGCGCGGCAGGCCGGCATCGTGGGCCAGCGCATGGGCATGCCCCACAAGGAGTTGGCCGCGCTGTCCATCGCCGCCTACTTGCACGACCTGGGCAAGCCGGCGGAGCGGCACTTCTCGCTGGCGAGCAACGCCGTCAATCCGGAGTGGAAGGCCCAGGCGAAGCTGGCCTGCCGCATCCCCACCCGCATGTTCGAGACGGTGCATCTGCCCGCGCAGACGAACACCATCCTCGCGCAGATGTACGAAGCCTGGGACGGCTCCGGCACGCCCCAGGGCGCCAAGGGCGAGGACATCACCCTGGGCGCGCGCATCCTCGCCGCGGTGGACAGCTTCCTGGAGCTGACGAAGAACCCGGGCAATGCCCTGGGCCGCGTGCTGCCCAAGGAGCAGGCCCTGGAGCACCTGCGCAAGTACGCGGGCGTGCTCTATGACCCGGTGGTGGCGGACATCGTCATCCAGCTCCAGAGCGGTGAGCTGCTGCGTCACCGGCTGGAGAGCGAAGGCCGCCAGGTGCTCGTGGTGGAGCCGGACGAGACGGCGCGCGGCGAGCTGCTGGAGGCGGTGCTGAAGCAGGGCCTGGTGGCGCACGCGCTGTCCACCGTCGAGGGCGCGCAGGACGGACTGGCGCGGCAGGACTGCGACGTGCTGGTGGTGAGCCTGCGGCTGGGCCTGCAGGACGTGATGGACCTGCTGGCGCAGGCCCGCTCGGCGCCTGAGACGGCGGGACTGCCCATCGCGGTGGTGGGCGAGCCCGACAACGGCACGCGGGAGCGCCTGCTCATGGCCGGCGCCACGGACGTGCTGTCGCCGGCGGACAAGCCCGCCATCGCGAAGACGGTGCAGGCCCTCTACGACGACCGGGTACAGCACAACGGCCCGGGGCGCGTGGTGCGCGGCAGCTTCGACGAGCTCCCCCCGCGTGAGCTGCTGCGCACGCTGGGTGGTGGCCACAAGAGTGGCCGGCTCAACCTGCGCCAGCACACGCTGGAGGGCTACCTGCACCTGGAGCGGGGCCGCGTCGTCTTCGCGTCCTTTGGTGGCCACTCGGGGGAGCCCGCCCTGCAGGCGCTGCTGAAGCTGAAGCAGGCGGACTTCCAGTACGACCCGGACGCGTTGCTGCTGGACGTGCCGCAGATGGACCAGGACCTCGCGGCCCTGGCCGGCGGCCTCAACGCAGGTTGA
- the mprA gene encoding MprA protease, GlyGly-CTERM protein-sorting domain-containing form produces the protein MNAPPRPPASFPPRHGSGLLASFGHAWAGLIHTVIYQRNMRVHLIAAVLVGLVGSGIALGLAEKVTLIFCVLLIFFAEILNSALEHLVDLAVQQFDEKARLAKDAAAAGVLVLALGTVVIFAAILVHNWDTVRTSTDAIVRQVALGLPLTACILVLVLPQRRPAWVDVAAFTAGGVLMALQATQTASSVFSALTAGLLFIAGAAAYQRRREQRAPRA, from the coding sequence ATGAACGCACCTCCTCGGCCACCCGCGTCCTTCCCTCCCCGTCACGGTTCGGGGCTGCTCGCCTCCTTCGGTCACGCGTGGGCAGGGCTCATCCACACCGTCATCTACCAGCGCAACATGCGCGTCCACCTCATCGCCGCCGTGCTGGTGGGGCTGGTGGGCAGCGGCATCGCGCTGGGGCTCGCGGAGAAGGTGACGCTCATCTTCTGCGTCCTCCTCATCTTCTTCGCCGAAATCCTCAACAGCGCGCTGGAGCACCTGGTGGACCTGGCCGTCCAGCAGTTCGACGAGAAGGCCCGGCTGGCCAAGGACGCGGCCGCCGCGGGCGTGCTGGTGCTCGCGCTGGGCACGGTGGTCATCTTCGCCGCCATCCTGGTGCACAACTGGGACACGGTGCGCACGAGCACCGACGCCATCGTCCGCCAGGTGGCGCTGGGTCTGCCGCTGACGGCCTGCATCTTGGTGCTGGTGCTGCCGCAGCGCCGTCCCGCGTGGGTGGATGTGGCCGCATTCACCGCGGGCGGCGTGCTGATGGCGCTCCAGGCCACGCAGACAGCCAGCAGCGTCTTCAGCGCTCTCACCGCGGGTCTGCTCTTTATTGCCGGCGCGGCTGCGTACCAGCGGAGGCGGGAGCAGCGGGCCCCCCGCGCCTGA
- a CDS encoding HEAT repeat domain-containing protein produces the protein MTDWRADRDRALLTLEREKRPAFRTEAALQLYHLASEVPEHAAEFLEALPRLLADKQVEVRRAGVSLASVVVPPAELPDLLITRLRDEEWQIRLEATGRLADLARPELRGALASMLEDGTFEVRFEAARGIASLQHAAGLEVLLEALDADLLRFRALGALAELGDARALPQVKKLFGRWLLPAFDKTQAAGVLAKLGDSDGSAYLIQRMAKKRWSPDRALAVELCGEVKVPGALERLKEVLDDVKDPCRGAAARGLGRLGDARALPWLVGLLQDAQASEDSRLDAADGLWRLGGPEAREAVRNAVSTFPSPEARAELEELLQEEP, from the coding sequence GTGACGGACTGGCGTGCTGACCGGGACCGGGCCCTCCTGACGCTGGAGCGCGAGAAGCGCCCGGCGTTCAGGACGGAGGCCGCGCTCCAGCTCTATCACCTCGCGTCGGAGGTCCCCGAGCACGCCGCCGAGTTCCTCGAGGCGCTCCCCCGGCTGCTGGCGGATAAGCAGGTGGAGGTGCGCCGCGCGGGCGTGAGCCTGGCCTCCGTGGTGGTGCCTCCGGCGGAGCTGCCGGACCTGCTCATCACCCGGCTTCGGGACGAGGAGTGGCAGATCCGCCTGGAGGCCACCGGGCGGTTGGCGGACCTGGCCCGGCCGGAGCTGCGCGGGGCGCTGGCCTCCATGCTGGAGGACGGTACCTTCGAGGTCCGCTTCGAGGCGGCACGCGGCATCGCCAGCCTCCAGCACGCCGCGGGGCTGGAGGTGTTGCTGGAGGCGCTGGACGCGGACCTGCTGCGCTTCCGGGCCCTGGGCGCGCTGGCGGAGCTGGGGGACGCGCGCGCGCTGCCCCAGGTGAAGAAGCTGTTCGGCCGGTGGCTCCTGCCCGCCTTCGACAAGACGCAGGCCGCGGGGGTGCTGGCGAAGCTCGGCGATTCGGACGGCTCGGCGTACCTCATCCAGCGGATGGCGAAGAAGCGGTGGAGCCCGGACCGGGCCCTGGCCGTGGAGCTCTGCGGCGAGGTGAAGGTGCCCGGCGCGCTGGAGCGGTTGAAGGAAGTCCTGGACGACGTGAAGGACCCCTGCCGGGGCGCGGCCGCGAGAGGCCTGGGCCGGCTGGGCGATGCGCGGGCGCTGCCCTGGCTGGTCGGGCTGCTCCAGGACGCGCAGGCCTCCGAGGACAGCCGATTGGACGCCGCTGACGGGCTGTGGCGCCTGGGCGGGCCGGAGGCGCGTGAGGCTGTTCGCAACGCGGTGAGTACCTTTCCATCACCAGAGGCCCGCGCCGAGCTGGAAGAGCTGTTGCAGGAGGAGCCATGA
- a CDS encoding NAD(P)/FAD-dependent oxidoreductase, with product MAYRVNNIGLWLDEPEELLGQRAAEKLGVTRSDLASVRVVRSVLDARKKGSPRYIYTLEVELARGKKPAKLPPDVGEAPPPPEPLAPVKAPEQWPIIIGTGPAGLFAALGLLERGVRSILLERGREVVSRRKDVAKLMRDGTLDPESNMNFGEGGAGAYTDGKLSTRINHPMVRKVIEAFARYGAPDNILVEGKPHIGSDLLPGAVAKLREELIAGGCEVHFSTRVDDLLYKDGHIAGVKLSDGRTLESNRVILAPGNSARELYERFAADGRVLVEAKPFALGFRAEHPQALINGIQYGSAAKNPRLPPADYKLAENLEVDGEVRGVYSFCMCPGGIVVPTPTQDGLQCTNGMSNSRRNARYANAGIVVSVSVADFEREGFRGPLAGLEFQRHWESKAYELGGGRFYAPAQTIPDYLAGRVKKDPGGTSYRPGLAHVDLNRLFPERLTESLKQALRTFERKMRGFISEEGKLIGIESRTSSPVRITRGEDLQSVTMKGLYPAGEGCGYAGGIVSSAIDGLRVAEQIATELS from the coding sequence ATGGCGTATCGGGTGAACAACATCGGGCTGTGGCTGGACGAGCCGGAGGAGCTGCTCGGTCAACGCGCCGCGGAGAAGCTGGGCGTCACCCGCTCCGACCTCGCGTCCGTGCGGGTGGTGCGCTCCGTGCTGGACGCGCGGAAGAAGGGCAGCCCGCGCTACATCTACACGCTGGAGGTGGAGCTGGCCCGGGGCAAGAAGCCCGCGAAGCTGCCCCCCGACGTGGGTGAGGCGCCCCCGCCGCCCGAGCCCCTGGCCCCGGTGAAGGCGCCGGAGCAGTGGCCCATCATCATCGGCACGGGCCCCGCGGGGCTCTTCGCCGCGCTGGGCCTGCTGGAGCGCGGCGTGCGCAGCATCCTGCTGGAGCGGGGCCGCGAGGTGGTGTCGCGCCGCAAGGACGTGGCCAAGCTCATGCGCGACGGGACGCTGGACCCCGAAAGCAACATGAACTTCGGCGAGGGCGGCGCGGGCGCGTACACGGACGGCAAGCTGTCCACGCGCATCAACCACCCCATGGTGCGCAAGGTCATCGAGGCCTTCGCCCGCTATGGCGCGCCGGACAACATCCTCGTCGAGGGCAAGCCGCACATCGGCTCGGACCTGCTGCCCGGCGCGGTGGCGAAGCTGCGCGAGGAGCTCATCGCTGGTGGCTGCGAGGTCCACTTCAGCACGCGCGTGGACGACCTGCTCTACAAGGACGGCCACATCGCGGGCGTGAAGCTGTCCGACGGCCGCACGCTGGAGAGCAACCGCGTCATCCTGGCCCCCGGCAACTCCGCGCGCGAGCTGTACGAGCGCTTCGCCGCCGACGGCCGGGTGCTCGTGGAGGCCAAGCCCTTCGCCCTGGGCTTCCGCGCCGAGCACCCGCAGGCGCTCATCAACGGCATCCAGTACGGCAGCGCCGCGAAGAATCCGCGCCTGCCTCCGGCCGACTACAAGCTGGCGGAGAACCTGGAGGTGGACGGCGAGGTGCGCGGCGTCTACTCGTTCTGCATGTGCCCCGGCGGCATCGTGGTGCCCACGCCCACGCAGGACGGGCTCCAGTGCACCAACGGCATGAGCAACTCGCGGCGCAACGCGCGCTACGCCAACGCGGGCATCGTCGTGTCCGTGTCCGTGGCGGACTTCGAGCGCGAGGGCTTCCGCGGGCCACTGGCGGGCCTGGAGTTCCAGCGCCACTGGGAGAGCAAGGCGTATGAGCTGGGCGGAGGCCGCTTCTACGCGCCGGCCCAGACGATTCCGGACTACCTGGCCGGGCGCGTGAAGAAGGACCCGGGCGGCACCAGCTACCGCCCCGGCCTGGCGCACGTGGACCTCAACCGGCTCTTCCCGGAGCGGCTCACGGAGTCGCTGAAGCAGGCCCTGCGCACCTTCGAGCGGAAGATGCGCGGCTTCATCAGCGAGGAGGGCAAGCTCATCGGCATCGAGAGCCGCACGTCGTCACCGGTGCGCATCACCCGCGGCGAGGACCTCCAGTCGGTGACGATGAAGGGCCTCTACCCGGCGGGCGAGGGCTGCGGCTACGCGGGCGGCATCGTATCGTCCGCCATTGATGGACTGCGCGTCGCTGAGCAGATTGCCACCGAACTGTCCTGA